Proteins encoded by one window of Winogradskyella sp. PG-2:
- a CDS encoding enoyl-CoA hydratase-related protein: protein MSNNSILVKIENKIAHITLNRPEVFNSFNRKMALSLQSILDDCETNADVRAIVLTGNGKAFCAGQDLKEVTNPELNPGFKKILEEHYNPIITRLRSIKKPIIGAINGVAAGAGANIALACDIVVAHEKVSFIQAFSLIGLVPDSAGTFFLPRLIGFQKAQALAMLGDKISAEEAEKMGMIYKSVSVEEFEETISKLAIKLANMPTKALGLIKELFNKSMTNTLEDQLALESKLQIEAATSNDYAEGVAAFIEKRKPNFKGN from the coding sequence ATGAGTAATAATTCAATTCTAGTAAAGATTGAAAATAAAATAGCGCACATAACGCTAAATAGACCAGAAGTGTTTAATAGCTTCAATCGTAAAATGGCATTAAGTCTTCAATCTATTTTAGATGACTGTGAAACTAATGCCGATGTAAGAGCAATAGTGCTAACAGGAAACGGAAAAGCCTTTTGCGCTGGTCAAGATTTAAAAGAAGTAACAAATCCTGAATTGAACCCAGGATTTAAAAAAATATTAGAAGAGCATTATAATCCAATAATTACAAGGTTACGCTCAATTAAAAAACCAATCATTGGAGCTATTAATGGTGTGGCAGCTGGAGCAGGAGCTAATATCGCATTAGCTTGTGATATTGTTGTGGCTCACGAGAAGGTGAGTTTTATTCAAGCCTTTAGTTTAATTGGTTTGGTTCCTGACAGTGCAGGTACGTTTTTTTTACCGCGCTTAATAGGTTTTCAGAAAGCACAAGCGTTAGCGATGTTAGGTGATAAGATTTCAGCAGAAGAAGCCGAAAAAATGGGAATGATTTATAAATCTGTTTCTGTAGAAGAATTTGAGGAAACGATCTCTAAATTGGCAATTAAGTTGGCCAATATGCCAACTAAGGCCTTAGGCTTAATTAAGGAGTTGTTTAATAAGTCAATGACTAATACTCTAGAAGATCAATTGGCTTTAGAATCTAAATTACAAATTGAAGCAGCAACTAGTAATGATTATGCAGAGGGAGTTGCAGCATTTATAGAAAAACGAAAACCAAATTTCAAAGGCAACTAA
- the paaD gene encoding 1,2-phenylacetyl-CoA epoxidase subunit PaaD encodes MVTTEQNIDHRLISILEQVSDPEIPVLSIMDMGVVRSAIFLNDIVKVEITPTYSGCPAMDVIGDDIKKALKEAGYESEIDLILYPAWTTDWITPRGRKALEDYGIAAPLEADADKDVLLNGKRIVKCTNCASTNTRLVSQFGSTACKAQFQCDDCQEPFDYFKCLR; translated from the coding sequence ATGGTAACAACTGAACAAAATATTGATCATAGATTAATTTCAATACTGGAACAGGTGTCAGACCCTGAAATTCCAGTTTTGTCTATTATGGATATGGGAGTAGTGCGTTCCGCGATTTTTTTAAATGATATTGTCAAGGTAGAAATCACACCAACCTATAGTGGTTGTCCAGCAATGGATGTGATAGGTGATGATATTAAAAAAGCATTAAAAGAAGCTGGTTATGAATCTGAAATTGATTTAATTTTATATCCAGCTTGGACAACTGATTGGATTACGCCAAGAGGTCGTAAAGCATTAGAAGATTATGGTATAGCAGCACCTTTAGAAGCAGACGCTGATAAAGATGTTTTGTTGAATGGAAAACGTATTGTGAAATGTACGAATTGTGCATCGACAAATACACGATTAGTAAGTCAGTTTGGTTCTACAGCATGCAAAGCGCAGTTTCAATGCGATGATTGCCAAGAACCTTTTGATTATTTTAAATGTCTTAGATAG
- the paaC gene encoding 1,2-phenylacetyl-CoA epoxidase subunit PaaC: protein MKNENLYNYILGIADNSLILGQRMGELCGHGPSLETDIACTNISLDLFGQVRSYFQYAAKIAGDDRTEDDIAMLRKERDYKNVLLVEQPNTNFAYTLGRQFLFDVYHLAFLSELQKSSDLILSAIANKCIKEVSYHERFSSDWVKRLGDGTEKSKTKMQEAIDDLWTYTDELFHQTEADKAMVAQGIGVDVTKLKDNYYNQVGELLEEVTLQIPESKYFQKGGKEGIHTEHLGYLLSDLQYMQRTYPNMEW from the coding sequence ATGAAAAACGAAAACTTATATAATTACATACTCGGTATTGCAGACAACAGCCTTATTCTAGGACAAAGAATGGGGGAATTATGCGGCCATGGTCCAAGCCTAGAAACGGATATTGCTTGTACTAATATTTCATTGGATTTATTTGGGCAAGTGAGGAGCTACTTTCAATATGCAGCTAAGATAGCGGGAGATGACAGAACCGAAGATGATATTGCTATGTTACGTAAAGAACGCGATTACAAAAACGTATTATTAGTAGAGCAACCTAATACAAACTTTGCATATACCTTAGGACGTCAGTTTTTATTCGACGTATATCATTTAGCATTTCTTTCAGAATTACAGAAAAGCTCAGATCTTATATTATCTGCAATAGCGAATAAGTGCATTAAAGAGGTGAGTTATCATGAACGTTTCTCTTCAGATTGGGTAAAACGATTAGGTGACGGAACAGAAAAAAGTAAAACAAAAATGCAAGAAGCCATTGATGATTTATGGACATACACTGACGAGCTGTTTCATCAAACCGAAGCGGATAAAGCTATGGTTGCTCAAGGAATTGGTGTTGATGTTACTAAATTAAAGGATAACTACTATAATCAAGTAGGTGAACTTTTAGAAGAAGTAACACTTCAAATACCAGAATCTAAATACTTTCAAAAAGGTGGTAAAGAAGGCATTCATACAGAGCATTTAGGCTATTTGTTAAGTGACTTGCAATATATGCAACGTACGTATCCAAATATGGAATGGTAA
- the paaB gene encoding 1,2-phenylacetyl-CoA epoxidase subunit PaaB, whose protein sequence is MSTKKWPLWEIFVRSKNGLEHRHCGSLHAADSDMALENARDVYTRRNEGVSIWVVESKNITASNPENNGELFEPAQDKVYRHPTFYDLPDEVKHM, encoded by the coding sequence ATGTCAACAAAAAAATGGCCCTTATGGGAAATCTTCGTTAGAAGTAAAAACGGATTAGAACACAGACACTGTGGTAGTTTACATGCTGCGGATTCTGATATGGCGCTAGAAAATGCACGTGATGTATATACCAGAAGAAATGAAGGTGTTAGTATTTGGGTAGTAGAATCTAAAAACATTACTGCGTCAAATCCTGAAAATAATGGTGAGCTATTCGAGCCAGCACAAGATAAAGTATATCGTCACCCAACATTTTATGATTTACCAGACGAAGTAAAACATATGTAA
- the paaA gene encoding 1,2-phenylacetyl-CoA epoxidase subunit PaaA: MSEEQIKNLEVQFETRIARDEKIEPKDWMPEKYRKMHIRQMSQHAHSEIVGMLPEGNWITRAPSLRRKVALLAKVQDEAGHGLYLYSAAETLGISREEMYEQLHTGKAKYSSIFNYPTITWADMGAIGWLVDGAAIINQVPLCNTSYGPYARAMIRVCKEESFHQRQGYEIMIKLANGTPEQKEMAQDALNRWWWPSLMMLGPTDDVSIHTAQSMKWKLKRKSNDDLRQQFIDQTVPQADLIGLTVPDPDLKWNEERGSYDFGEIDWDEFWQVVKGHGPMNKQRMKARVGAWEKGEWVRDAAMAHASKKQERKEKQAV, encoded by the coding sequence ATGAGTGAAGAACAAATAAAAAATTTAGAAGTACAATTTGAAACACGTATCGCACGTGATGAAAAAATTGAGCCCAAGGATTGGATGCCAGAAAAGTATCGTAAGATGCATATAAGGCAAATGTCTCAGCATGCACATTCTGAAATCGTAGGTATGCTGCCAGAAGGTAATTGGATCACAAGAGCACCATCGTTGCGTCGTAAAGTTGCTTTGTTGGCAAAAGTACAAGATGAAGCAGGTCATGGATTGTATCTATATTCTGCTGCAGAAACTTTAGGTATATCTAGAGAAGAGATGTATGAACAATTACATACAGGTAAGGCCAAATACTCGAGTATTTTTAATTACCCAACTATTACTTGGGCAGATATGGGAGCTATTGGTTGGTTAGTGGATGGTGCAGCGATTATCAATCAAGTACCTTTATGTAATACATCTTATGGTCCTTATGCTAGAGCAATGATTCGTGTATGTAAAGAAGAAAGTTTTCATCAACGTCAAGGTTATGAAATCATGATAAAGCTTGCAAACGGAACACCAGAACAAAAAGAAATGGCGCAAGATGCATTGAATCGTTGGTGGTGGCCAAGTTTAATGATGTTAGGGCCAACAGATGATGTTTCTATACATACAGCACAATCAATGAAATGGAAATTAAAGCGTAAATCTAATGACGATTTACGTCAACAGTTTATTGATCAAACAGTACCACAAGCGGATTTAATTGGATTGACTGTCCCAGATCCAGATTTAAAATGGAATGAAGAGCGTGGAAGTTATGATTTCGGTGAAATCGATTGGGATGAATTTTGGCAAGTTGTCAAAGGTCATGGGCCTATGAATAAGCAACGAATGAAAGCAAGAGTTGGAGCATGGGAGAAAGGCGAATGGGTAAGAGATGCGGCAATGGCTCATGCGAGTAAGAAACAAGAACGAAAAGAAAAACAAGCAGTATAA
- a CDS encoding FAD-binding oxidoreductase yields the protein MAEFHNLKVADIYKETEDTSVVTFDVPSNLQEQFKFRQGQHLTLKADINDEDVRRSYSLCSGPSDGQWQVAVKQISGGKFSTYINEELNSGDNIEVMAPSGNFGVEVMPESSKNYLFFAAGSGITPVLSMLKAHLSSEPNSTCKLFYVNKTAKSIIFKEELEQLRNTYFGRLEIYYFLTKERRDIELFNGRFDDEKMQILAKTFIDVPDTNEVFLCGPEKMVNYVSEYLINVGLPKELVHYELFVTGLSEEDIKRAERLAQQNVEGTEVTIVDGGKEFLFTMTKEYDNILDAALGAGADLPFACKGGVCSTCKCEVIDGSVEMKINYALDDKEVSQNLVLSCQAVPTSDKVVVDFDV from the coding sequence ATGGCGGAATTTCACAACTTAAAAGTTGCAGATATTTATAAAGAAACCGAAGATACTTCAGTGGTAACTTTTGATGTGCCTTCTAATTTGCAAGAACAGTTTAAGTTTAGACAAGGTCAACATTTAACCTTAAAAGCTGATATTAATGATGAAGATGTTAGGCGTTCCTATTCATTATGTTCTGGACCTTCAGATGGTCAATGGCAAGTAGCTGTTAAACAAATTTCTGGTGGTAAATTTTCAACCTATATCAATGAAGAGTTAAACTCGGGTGATAATATAGAGGTTATGGCACCAAGTGGAAATTTTGGTGTTGAGGTAATGCCAGAATCATCTAAAAATTACTTGTTCTTTGCTGCTGGTAGCGGAATCACACCAGTATTATCAATGCTAAAGGCACATTTGTCTTCTGAGCCAAATTCTACATGTAAATTGTTTTATGTAAATAAAACGGCTAAATCGATTATATTCAAAGAGGAATTAGAACAGTTAAGAAATACTTATTTCGGACGTTTAGAAATTTATTATTTCTTAACCAAAGAGCGACGAGATATAGAGTTGTTTAATGGACGATTTGACGATGAAAAAATGCAGATACTAGCCAAGACGTTTATAGATGTACCTGATACTAATGAAGTATTCCTTTGCGGACCGGAGAAGATGGTGAATTACGTTAGTGAATATCTTATTAATGTAGGTTTACCAAAAGAATTGGTGCATTACGAGTTATTTGTAACTGGTCTATCTGAAGAAGATATTAAGAGAGCCGAGCGTTTGGCGCAACAAAATGTAGAAGGTACAGAAGTAACAATTGTAGATGGTGGTAAAGAGTTTTTATTTACCATGACAAAAGAATATGATAATATTTTAGATGCTGCACTAGGCGCTGGTGCGGATTTACCATTTGCTTGTAAAGGTGGTGTTTGTAGTACTTGTAAATGTGAGGTTATTGATGGATCAGTAGAAATGAAAATTAATTATGCCTTAGACGATAAAGAAGTGTCGCAGAATTTAGTATTAAGCTGCCAAGCAGTACCTACTTCTGATAAAGTAGTTGTTGATTTCGATGTATAA
- a CDS encoding TetR/AcrR family transcriptional regulator, producing MKQETRKEEIIRVAAKLFKEKGYSAVTMRDLAAEMGIKAASLYNHINSKQAILNTIIISLAEEFTAGMKLIQSSEEDCIGKLKQIIELHVRISSQNIYGMASLNNDWMHLLEKLDYYQKLRIDYENDFIAILKQGIAAGKITNVKPDVMMFSILTTLRSLYIWIPKKEDLELENLSNTLNQILIKGIYTK from the coding sequence TTGAAACAAGAAACTCGAAAAGAAGAAATTATTAGGGTAGCGGCAAAGCTTTTTAAAGAAAAAGGCTATAGTGCTGTCACTATGCGAGATTTAGCTGCAGAAATGGGAATTAAGGCGGCAAGTCTTTATAATCATATAAATTCTAAGCAAGCTATTCTCAATACGATTATAATTTCTTTGGCAGAAGAATTTACTGCTGGTATGAAACTAATTCAATCATCAGAAGAAGATTGTATTGGTAAACTTAAACAAATTATAGAATTGCATGTTAGAATTTCTAGCCAAAACATATATGGTATGGCTTCATTAAATAATGACTGGATGCATCTTCTAGAAAAATTAGATTATTATCAAAAACTGCGTATCGATTATGAAAACGATTTTATTGCTATCCTTAAACAGGGTATTGCAGCAGGAAAAATAACAAATGTTAAACCTGATGTAATGATGTTTTCTATTTTAACCACTTTGCGCTCACTTTACATTTGGATACCAAAAAAGGAAGATTTAGAGCTTGAAAATTTATCTAATACATTGAATCAAATCTTAATAAAAGGAATCTACACAAAATAA
- a CDS encoding rhodanese-like domain-containing protein: MGFLDFIFGAEKRQVEHYINNGAVILDVRSQREWDAGHIEDSVHIPLSELNNRIAEVKKLYKPVIACCASGIRSAKAAKFLNLNNIEATNGGGWVNLKKKL, from the coding sequence ATGGGATTTTTAGATTTTATTTTTGGAGCCGAGAAGCGACAAGTTGAACATTATATCAACAATGGAGCTGTTATTTTAGATGTGAGATCGCAACGTGAATGGGATGCTGGACATATTGAAGATTCTGTACATATTCCATTAAGTGAGTTAAATAATCGTATTGCCGAGGTGAAAAAACTTTATAAACCAGTCATTGCTTGTTGCGCTAGTGGAATACGATCTGCGAAAGCAGCAAAATTTTTAAACCTCAATAATATTGAAGCTACTAATGGTGGTGGTTGGGTAAACCTAAAAAAGAAGCTATAA
- a CDS encoding DUF4230 domain-containing protein produces MRKILFGVIITLIVLFTFKYCGDKHEEKITLQENSALIQEQVNNVGKLVVTEGHFSEVFTYKNSKAVYGDLLEAEKKAVVIVNADVTIGYDLSKIEYEVDELTKTLRIKSIPEEEIKISPDFEYYDIQADFLNQFEAKDYNEIKETVNASLMKKIEASDLKSNAQNRLISELSKLFILTNSLGWTLEYNQKPVESLEVLQSLKL; encoded by the coding sequence ATGCGAAAAATACTGTTCGGTGTCATTATTACCTTAATTGTTCTATTCACATTTAAATATTGTGGAGATAAACATGAAGAAAAAATTACGCTTCAAGAAAACTCTGCTTTAATCCAAGAACAAGTTAATAACGTGGGTAAGTTAGTTGTCACTGAAGGTCATTTTAGTGAAGTGTTTACATATAAAAATTCCAAAGCTGTTTATGGGGATTTATTAGAAGCAGAAAAGAAAGCTGTTGTTATTGTTAATGCAGATGTAACTATTGGGTACGATTTAAGTAAAATTGAATATGAAGTCGATGAGTTAACAAAAACACTTCGCATAAAAAGTATTCCAGAAGAAGAAATAAAAATTAGTCCCGATTTTGAATATTACGATATTCAAGCAGATTTTTTAAATCAGTTTGAAGCAAAAGATTACAACGAAATAAAAGAAACCGTTAATGCGTCTCTAATGAAAAAGATTGAAGCTTCAGATTTAAAGTCCAACGCTCAAAATCGACTAATCAGTGAACTTTCAAAATTATTTATTCTAACAAATTCTCTAGGTTGGACATTGGAATACAATCAAAAGCCAGTTGAATCCTTAGAAGTTTTACAATCTTTAAAATTATAG
- the gldC gene encoding gliding motility protein GldC: MSKIIKSKIVLNVELDENRVPEKLNWSAQDGGVNNEEAKAVMLSVWDSKSQETLKIDLWTKDMPVDEMKLFFHQTLVTMSDTFLRATQDEKMTATMKDFCDYFAEKLDLKKK, encoded by the coding sequence ATGTCTAAGATTATTAAATCTAAAATAGTACTAAATGTTGAACTTGATGAGAATCGAGTACCAGAGAAACTCAATTGGTCTGCACAAGATGGTGGAGTAAATAATGAAGAGGCTAAAGCAGTAATGCTGTCAGTTTGGGATAGCAAATCACAAGAAACTTTGAAGATTGATCTGTGGACAAAAGATATGCCTGTAGACGAAATGAAGCTGTTTTTTCATCAAACATTGGTTACAATGAGTGATACGTTTTTACGTGCCACACAAGATGAAAAAATGACAGCAACCATGAAGGATTTTTGCGATTATTTTGCAGAAAAATTAGACTTAAAAAAGAAATAA
- the gldB gene encoding gliding motility lipoprotein GldB → MQLRIYIILILVLFLVSCNKDSKLESDIAKIEAKFVVERFDKAELNATPNDLPKLKRAFPFFFSKHTPDSIWVNRLNDTLQNEILNEVNATFEDFKAIKEELRSMFQHIKYYDKVFSIPRVVTLTNYVQYRDKVIVNDSILLLSLDNYLGEHHKFYVNGNIPAYLAKNFKKEQIVVDVANGFAQKYAYQTNRKTLLDEMIYSGKLLYFKDIMIPFKTNAEKIGYTEEQIKWAKANESPIWSYFIEKELLYSTDNKLPNRFIADAPFSKFYMEFDNESPGRLGQYIGWQIVKAYADSTGENVMRILETEPEEIFRKSKFKPKK, encoded by the coding sequence ATGCAGTTAAGAATTTACATAATTTTAATATTAGTATTGTTTTTAGTGTCTTGTAATAAAGATTCTAAACTCGAATCTGACATTGCTAAGATAGAAGCTAAATTTGTAGTTGAACGGTTTGATAAAGCAGAATTGAATGCAACACCAAATGACTTGCCAAAGTTAAAACGAGCCTTTCCATTTTTCTTTTCAAAACATACACCAGATTCAATATGGGTGAATAGACTAAATGATACCTTACAGAATGAAATTCTGAATGAGGTGAATGCCACTTTCGAAGATTTTAAGGCTATAAAAGAAGAATTGAGGAGTATGTTTCAGCACATTAAATATTATGATAAAGTCTTTTCAATACCTAGAGTAGTGACTTTAACAAACTATGTTCAATATAGAGATAAAGTGATTGTTAACGACAGTATCTTACTTCTATCATTAGATAATTATTTAGGAGAACACCATAAGTTTTATGTTAATGGTAATATTCCTGCATATTTAGCAAAAAACTTTAAAAAGGAACAAATTGTAGTAGATGTTGCCAATGGTTTTGCTCAGAAGTATGCTTATCAAACAAATAGAAAAACATTACTAGACGAAATGATTTATTCCGGAAAGTTACTTTACTTCAAGGATATAATGATTCCGTTTAAAACTAATGCTGAGAAAATCGGTTATACTGAAGAACAGATAAAATGGGCTAAAGCTAATGAAAGTCCAATTTGGAGTTATTTTATTGAGAAAGAATTATTATATAGTACAGATAATAAATTACCAAATCGTTTTATTGCTGATGCTCCTTTTTCTAAATTTTATATGGAGTTTGACAATGAATCACCAGGACGATTAGGTCAATATATAGGTTGGCAAATTGTAAAGGCTTATGCAGATAGTACAGGTGAAAATGTTATGAGAATATTAGAAACTGAACCTGAAGAAATTTTTAGAAAATCTAAATTTAAACCCAAAAAGTAA
- the nadE gene encoding NAD(+) synthase translates to MQTEKVIDYIVDWLKDYATNARVKGFVIGISGGIDSAVTSTLCAKTGLELLCIEMPIHQAASHVSRAQEHIAQLKKRFPNVSDTRTDLTPVFEEFKTEVSLEGKQVTVDMALANTRARLRMTTLYYHAGLLGLLVAGTGNKVEDFGVGFYTKYGDGGVDLSPIADLLKSEVYKIGNYLNVPESIMKAAPSDGLFGDARSDEDQIGATYPELEWAMQMLDEGKTVNDFEGRQRDAFEIFMCYNTSNKHKMIPIPICEIPKNLK, encoded by the coding sequence ATGCAAACAGAAAAAGTTATTGATTATATCGTAGATTGGTTAAAAGATTATGCGACAAATGCCAGAGTAAAGGGGTTTGTTATAGGTATTTCGGGAGGAATAGATTCTGCAGTAACCTCAACGCTTTGTGCAAAAACAGGTTTAGAGCTTTTATGTATTGAAATGCCTATTCACCAAGCTGCTAGCCATGTCAGCAGAGCACAAGAACACATTGCTCAATTAAAAAAGCGTTTTCCTAATGTTAGCGACACAAGAACAGATTTAACTCCTGTTTTTGAAGAATTTAAAACAGAAGTAAGTCTTGAAGGAAAACAGGTAACAGTAGATATGGCCTTAGCCAATACCAGAGCAAGATTAAGAATGACCACTTTATATTATCATGCAGGTTTACTTGGACTTTTAGTTGCAGGTACTGGCAATAAGGTTGAAGATTTTGGTGTAGGTTTTTATACTAAATATGGTGATGGTGGAGTAGACTTAAGTCCCATTGCCGATTTATTAAAGTCTGAAGTCTATAAAATTGGAAATTATTTAAATGTACCAGAATCAATTATGAAAGCTGCGCCTAGCGATGGCTTATTTGGAGATGCTAGAAGTGATGAAGATCAGATTGGTGCCACTTATCCAGAATTAGAATGGGCTATGCAAATGCTAGACGAAGGAAAAACTGTAAACGACTTTGAAGGTAGACAACGTGATGCTTTTGAAATTTTTATGTGTTACAATACATCAAACAAACATAAGATGATTCCTATTCCAATTTGCGAAATTCCTAAAAATTTGAAATAA
- a CDS encoding response regulator transcription factor, producing the protein MIQILIVDSHPIVRTGLELFLNSKPDFKVIGSLSSGIEIFEFVRRHDVDVIISEVDLPELNGITALRAIKKENKSVNVLMFSHQPEEIYAISTLKAGASGYLNKTASTEEVETAVRKIHSGEVSLSEKMDKHLRYEDTRKSRSRLFKKLSTREVEVLKLLSIGRKNKEIAEELDINEKTVSTYKARLFKKLNVTNIVDLIHQAKHHNLA; encoded by the coding sequence ATGATACAAATTCTGATTGTTGACAGCCATCCTATTGTAAGAACTGGTCTAGAATTGTTCTTAAATAGTAAACCCGATTTTAAAGTTATAGGAAGTTTAAGTAGTGGAATTGAAATATTCGAATTCGTTAGACGTCATGATGTTGACGTTATTATATCCGAAGTTGATCTACCAGAACTTAATGGTATTACTGCGCTTAGAGCCATTAAAAAAGAAAACAAATCTGTTAATGTTTTGATGTTTAGTCATCAACCTGAAGAGATCTATGCCATTAGTACATTAAAAGCTGGAGCCTCTGGATACCTCAATAAAACTGCTAGTACTGAGGAAGTTGAAACAGCTGTAAGAAAAATTCATTCTGGTGAAGTTTCTCTTAGTGAAAAAATGGATAAACATTTGCGCTATGAAGATACTCGTAAAAGCAGAAGTCGTTTATTCAAAAAACTATCAACTAGAGAGGTTGAAGTATTAAAGTTACTTTCTATTGGTAGAAAGAATAAAGAGATTGCTGAAGAATTAGATATTAACGAGAAAACTGTTAGTACTTATAAGGCAAGGCTTTTTAAGAAGCTAAATGTAACAAATATTGTAGATTTAATTCACCAAGCAAAACACCACAATCTGGCTTAA